The window CGCTGGTGGGAAGAGGACGTGTCGAGCCCGTTGACGGTGCGGCGGACGTGCTTCCTCTGTGGGACTTTGACGCTGTTGGGAAAGATCTGGATCGTCAGAGGACTGTTGGCCACTTTCTTAGCAAAGGCGTCCAACTCTGCAGGTGTCGGGCAGCTGGCGGATCTGGTCGAGTGTGTGCGTCCCCCTGTAACATGGGTCAAAACACATGTTTGGACCAGAGCGACTAGAAGTTGTTGAAAGACAGGATGTTTACATTTCTGAAGTCCAGCGTTCATCTGCGTGCGGGTGAGAAGCTGGAAGGCGGGATCCCGTGATGCCGGCAAGCAGGCCAGCATGCCACCATCACTAGAGCAGCATCAAACGGCGTCTCCTCGCCTGAGGACAACAATACGCGCTATGTCAACGATGTTCTTCTTTTCAAGTCAGTGTAGGTGCTCTTTTTGGTGGCAGTGCTATGCTGCATTTGCTTAGCATTAGCTGCATGACAAAGACACTGTAGTGACAAGGCAAAGCAGTCTGATGTATTGCTACACAGATGGCTATGTAAGTTGGTTTAGCCCCTGTCCTCGTCAATCCAGAAGTAGTAATAAACAAGCAAGGCTTTGTCACTGAGCCGGGTCACATGGTCCTCAGATGGAGATCAAATTGACCTTTGACACATGCTGACACTTcgaaatcatcatcatcatggtttCTGACATACTTTCCTAACATTGCTGACGACTATAGAATAGTTTTCTTTCATGTTTTGGAAAGTCAAAAAAACAAGTATTGTCGTTGTTTAAGgtgtatatttaaaaagtgGCAACATCCGCGTCGTGCGTCGCAATAAACAAGAACAAGTAGCTTCTTTGTGCTGATAGCCAGCAAGCTAAAGCTAGCTCTAGCTAACTATTGTGACAAACCAGAAAGCTACACGCGTCAAGAAAGACAAGTACTTACTCTTCTTAACTCTAAGAAGGTGGTAGCTTCATCTTGTGGCGATGTAACGCTGACAAGACGAAATTTGATCACCAAGCAAGCATCCTGGTGAGTTGCTGTCTGGCGACGGCAGCGGCGCTCACCGAGCATGCGCACCAAGAGGCCCCACCTCTGTTGACAGTCGTCCGCGGAGAATGCCTGGTCAATCATGTGAGGCCTAGGCTTAGATTTTACGGGGGTATCCAAtttgtggcccgggggccatttgtgacccGTATActagaaatacaattttttaaatcctTTTGTTAGTCTAGAATGAGCGTCGTCACAGTGAATGGAGCACAGGACACATGTGGTCACATGGTCATTATATTAGCACAGGTAGTAGCAGGTGGGTGGATCATTTATATGACAATATGACAATATGGATACCAAGGGTGGTATAAGTATTGGACGGATACTAGAGTGACAGGATcgatttttttatattgtttagaAATTCAGGGCCTTGAATGAGACTTGAACGCAACAATGGGGGACTTAATCGCAGCGCAAGCAATGCACCACCACATTCTGATCAGAATCATTAGACAAACAACAGATGACGTGGTTgggacacattttaaaatttaatgtttgcaaaaacaaatcataatgtttctattataaatataaaaataataaagacaaaaatacatgaacAATATTAACAGTCCTCAGTAGTTTatgtcaaataaaaatacattgcaTCTAaagaagcattttttttccttcccacAAACAGCAACATCACAGAATAAAACcactaaaaaaaagaagctcaaAAGAGATTTTTGTGTACCGGACTTCATAAAAGAGatctttgtttgttgttgttgagcatcaccaaaacaaacatggacTCACGTGCAAAAGCAACATGTGAACACAAATAGAGGATACAAAGTGAAGAGGAAAGATTGTGGAAAGCTTTGAGCACCTGTGTCACGTCCCAAATGAACCAAGGACCCGCctgtcccccccccctcccaatAATCCCAAACAAGAGAGCATGCAGCTGTTCTGCTCGTGGATCCAGTAAGGCACCAAAGTTCTTCAAGTGGCCCACTTCTCAGGCCGAAGACTTCGCCATCTTCTGTAACAGTGGAATCTGGAATATGACCAAGACCAGCATGAGCATCCCCCATCAGGATCCCTCCCCCAACCATCCCAAACACTTTCTTCCTGAAAAGCTGCACGCTTCCTACCTTTGACAAGTCCACACCGGTTAGAGCATTTACAGACACGGGAAGTTCAGCCAACAGGCGATTGACCTCGCCCGTCACTCGTCCGCCCTCCCCACTGAGGATCACGATCTCATTGGTCTTGGCCAAGGGTGCCGCTACCTTAGAAGCAATCTGCAGTGACACAAACAGGCCACTGTGGTTACACTTCCTGCAACCCACTTCCTGTCTTTTACCTAAACTCAAAGCCTAAATTCTGGAGGTGTGGTCAGAGAAGGGGACATTACCTTGGGCAGGGCCTCGAGGACCAGGGCGGTCTTGGCGGCCTCGCCGTACTGCTGGTAGGCCTCGGCTTTCAGTCTCATCTTCTCGGCCTCGGCCTTGCCCACGGCTTCGATGGAGGTCGCCTCGGCCTCACCAATCTTCTTGATCTTTTCCGCCTCGGCCTGGGCGATGAGCACTCGCTTCTTCCTGAGGAAAAAGGTCAAAGCGTGAAAAAGGAGGCGGCGAGGTCGGCGAAAAGCAGCGATCTGTTCCAAGCTCACTTGTGTCCTTCGGCCAGCTGCTTCATCTTGAAGGCCTCAGCCTCGGCGGGCCGCTTGATGGTGGCGATGAGCTCCTTGTCAGTGCGCTCGATCTCCTTCTCCTCGATGgtgatctgcttcttcctctgCACCACCTCAATCTGGATCTCCTCCAGGCGGATCTTCTGCTGCTCCTTGGCTGCCTGCAACTCGTAGGCCAGCTGGGCCTCAGCTTTCTGGAAACATtcgtgcacacatacacacaaactccTTTTCCAAGGGCTTTCCAAATCCTAGCATACAATCTGTAAAACAGGCACATGGGGGCCACCTTGGTGTTCACTTCCTGGTTGAATGATGCTTTCTGCAGCTCCAGTTCTCGCTTGGAGTCGGCCATTTTGGTGTCGGCCTGGAATTTGACATCCATCATCTCCTTCTTACATTCGGCTTCCTGAGAGGCAGGATATGGCATTGAGTAACTTGACCGGCACCAACCATCAACCATCTCCAAGGCACAGCCTCCTTACCCGTATCCCGGCATCCCGCTCCGCCTCCGCCACGCCGATGTCTGCGTCCCGCTGGACGGCGGCCGTTTGAGTCTTTCCCAACGAGCTTAGATAGTCCAGTTTGTCGTAGACGTCCTGCAAGCCAACGGGCGGCAAACATGACATGCGCTTCACTCACAAGGGAATACCAAATGACTTGGTTCCCTACCTTGATGGTGAAACTGAGGATCTCGATGCCCATCCGACCCACGTCGGGTGCCGCCACCTCCCGCACCAGTTTGGCAAACTGGTCTCGGTCCTGGTAGATCTGCTCCACCGTCAGCGTTCCTGCATGAGCAGAGCACGCATGTCAATGACACGACATTGTGAGTACTTTTAAGACTGTGATGACCAGCGTCAGGACCTAAAATGGAGCGCAGGTGTCCTTCCAAGGTCTGCAGAACCACAGCTTTGATCTCCATCACCGACTTGCCCAGGAACTGCTCGCACGCCAGCGCCAGCAGGTCCTGCTCGGTCATGACCTTCACCTGGAGCACgccacacacaaaaagcattgtggtcacatgacaaatactcaagattttttttctcctcgaCATGCTACCTGAGCCACGCCCGTGACGGTGATGGCCACGCCCTCTGCTGTCTCCACGTCCTCACAGCGAGGCTGCAAGGTCATGATCTCCAGAGTGATCCTGTAGAGCACACGTGCAACCTGTCAGCACGCCCCTTAGGACAGTGTCAAGAAGAGCATGGCACCGAACACGGTGTCGTCATTTTATCAGACGTCACCTTTGGGTGTCCGACAGGAGCCACCAAGCCCAAGACCACCCCCCCACCACATACGACTTCACATCAGAGCCACAACAGCCGCCTGAGGGGAAGAACAACACATGTCATATTTGTTAGTATTTTTAGccttgtttgtgacataaaaaaaaacacaaaacaagcgACAGAAGAAAGCTTGTCGGTATAATATCtatatttgttgtgcttttcactcactttttgtctcccacgtTATTCCTCTCTCCTACCAGCGTTCATTACAATTACACGCAAATACATTACATGAGAGACGATGATGTCATTAGTCTCACACACACTCCCAACCcaccactgccacaaatagattgcagtcctgtaggAAACAATGATTGGAGTGTGTGACCTTTGTTTTCGACTGGGCAGCGTTTAATCATTatagaaaaacacaaagactGGAAAACCCCTGACACACAGGTCACATGACATGCTTGCATATATATGGTCTAGTGTCCTCCAAAAGGACCATACGTCATGGGACGGTTTGCCTTCAGCCTGGGATGATAACATCTCATGTCATGtattttgcatttctttttggTCTTGCAGCATTTATGTGAGCGTGTAGTAGTTTTATGTAATTTGCAGGATTTCCCCGTTGCACTTGTTTACGGTGTTTGCGTGTTTGGAGCGTTTGGCCCCTGTCGGGCAACGTAATATCATTGGTTTTATTTGGAGCAGAATTGACTTATAACTGGACAAAATTAATTTGTGAAGGAAGAACATCTTATTTGTCTCAGCATCTCCTAGCTGCTCAGTGGTGGGAGGGGCTAACATGGAAAGAGATGACGGAGAGGATCGCTTGCAAACAATACACGAGGTGCGTCCATTCATTCTGTCACCTCACATTACAGCTGCTTTCTTTAGCAAATACCACAACACGCTAGCATCTAGCCGCTTAAAGTAGCTGGCGTTAGCTGCTTAGCTGAGATTAAAATGGTGACGTTCACCTACCAGACACCACCAACGCTTCGTTTGGACCAACCGTCAGACAGTTGCCCATCTCCACTGCGTCCAATGTAAAGACTAGTCCGATAAAGACAAAACTGTCAAGACGACAAGCAGCACCGTTAGCCCAAGCGAGTTATCCTCAAGCGCGACCACGCCCATTCAATGACGTCACCCACTGACGTTTCTCTCGACCCCGGCAGATTTCGTTCGTTTACACACGAGGTCGACACGATGATTTAAAAAAGCAAcgaacaaatgtaaaaaaaaacaaaaaaaacgcaatgAGCCAACATTGATTTAATTAGTCAACACTCAATAATCGGTGAAATAAATGAAgtgttttagtagcattttcATAATCATTGTCAGGTGTGATGTATTCGCCGGCCACATTGTGGCGCCACTGAGAATCGACACGCAAAGATTTACCGGAAAAGGCCGGAAGTGACTGTGGACTTCAAAGAGGGATTGTGTTGACTCGCTTTCCAGCGTCCAAAATTCAACTTCTTGCTGACCTCCTCTCACTTGGGACCTTTCCCCCCGGTTAGATTTTTGGGCGGTACCAGACGGTTGTGTCCTCTCCGGTCCGAGCGCGGCTCTCCTCTGGCCGACGGCTGCTGTGATGGCGGCCACGGGCTCCGCGCCTCATGCCGGCGATGTGGAAGAAGACGCATCTCAGCTGCTCTTTCCTAAAGGTCTCCTCACCGCTCCTTCTCATTTTCCCTGGTCTTAGTTTTATTTTCCTTTCTCTTCATTACGCTTTTCTGGAGGTTCCCTGAACGCTCCTCATTATTCCTGTTTCCTAAATGACTTCTCAGCGCTCCCTTTCTCAACACTCCTTGTCTTTATTACTCTTTGCTAAAGGACTTCTCAACTATCATTGCCTTTATTCTGCTTTCCAGGGTCTCCTGAACGCTCCTTTTGTCTGTAGTCCCCGTGCTCCACCTGTCTTTAGTCCTCTTTCCTAGGGGTCTCCACAATGCTCAGTCTTTATTCTTCTATCCTAGAGTTCTCCTCAATTGTCCTTCAGTCTTATTACGCTTTGCTAGAGGTCTCCTCAACGGTCAGTCTGTCTTTATTTCTCTTCCCTAGAGGTCTCAACGGTCATCTTTATCCGTCCAGGATACACTGATCATATTAACTTTCCAGCAAAAAACATGGACGTTACTGTGCAGCTAGCTACATCAGTCGGAGCCATGTGCGAAATGTAGTCATCTTGCGTTTATTCCAAATGGCACTTTTGTTGCCGTACTAGATTGGTTTCCTGTGTGTTGTCACACCAGAGTTTGAGAATTCGGAGACGCTGCTCAATTCGGAGGTGCACATGTTGCTGGAGCATCGCAAGCAGCAGAACGAGAGCGTCGAGGACGAGCAGGAACTCTCAGAGGTTTTCATGAAGACCCTAAACTACACGGTCCGCTTCAGCCGCTTCAAGAATAGAGAGACCATCACCGCCGTGCGGAGGTTGGTGCCAGACTAAAAACGTAAGATGTAAACCAATACTCCTCCTGATGTGTTCAACCCACCCCCACCAGCCTCCTCCTGCAGAAGAAGTTGCACAAGTTTGAGCTGGCTAGCCTGGCGAACCTGTGTCCCGAGGCTGCGGAGGAAGCCAAGGCCCTCATCCCCAGGTGAGTCCTGAGAGCTCCTGTTCCCGCCCATTTAAAGGACACGTGACCAaccatttaaattgtttttttttttgttgttgtttttttaatgcagctTGGAGGGCCGCTTTGAGGATGAGGAACTACAACAAATCCTGGATGACATTCAAACCAAGAGAAGCTTCCAGTACTGAGAATCTGGACCAGGACGGCCACAAAGACGCAAGACTAAAGTGACCTGTGCCTGATTATGTAATAgaaaactgtaattttgtgtaatgttaaatgtagtGCTGTATTCaagggttctggaaccaataacAATAAAgcacattgctttttttttttttaaatatgtcttGGTTGAGAAAGTTGTGATAAATTAACTATAGTCtatgcagcaaaatacacaaGACTATGGCGGTGTTCCTAATCGCACACTTCGCATTTTGATTACATAAGTGCCTCCGCACatacaagtactgtatgtcaaaaTGCAGTGCTCTGTCAGTACTGCACTAACACAGACCTAATGAGTATGTGGCGATGGACACTTACTAACCTTACTCATACATAGCTAGCTACATAGTATGGCTACAtagaaggggagggactaaatCGAGTTGTTGCGCACTTACCGGCAACTGGGAATGCAATATTTATCCGCTTCTTGCCTCCTTGttattgtgaattgcaacctcTCTCATTACTCTCTCCCCTTCTGCTATGCAGCCAAGATGGTGATGATCAGGGGTGGTTAGGATCCATCACACACAGCATTGGGGGTGTGGAGTGGAACAATGCACTGTATGTTGTGTGCACTACACATGCTAAGTAGGGAATTGTGCGCCAGCTACTCAAAACACCCAAAATAGTGAGTACGCAGTGATGCACAATGAATCACCCTCAATTTTCCCCATCTTGGCTATTTGTAAGTGTGTAACAGTAAAGGATTTGGGACAGCAGTACCCTGTCAAAAATCGCACCCTCAGGAACTaaatacacagtatacttattgaagtgtactgacacaTCCTGTGACCTTCAtaaaggaaacaggaagtgtgcaAGTTCCACAATGTGtcagctttatttgttttgactAAAACTGAAAGGGTTTAAATAAACTCCTCACCCTCCAGAGTTCACAAAACCGAGTCGGCTCACAGAGGTCATGACCTGAAGCAAGAGGTCACACAGTCCACTCTGATAGCTGATTGGCTGACAAGACGGAAGGCGGGGTTGGTGTCAATGGGTGTGCCGGTTGGCTGACAAGACTGAAGGCGGTGTTGATGTCAATGGGTGTGGTCAGCAGACAGGTGGCGTGGTCTCACAGGTAGCCCTCCTTCCTGAACTGCTCCTGCAGGACGTCTCTGTACTCGTCAAAGCCACCATCCATGCGCCAAACTTTCCCGCTTTCGCAAACCCACAACTCCTTACAGACCATCCGGATCAGACGCTCGTCGTGTGACACCAGAATGACGCCACCCTAACAAAAACAGGAAAGATGTGACTGCGTCACCTTGAGCGCATGCAAGGAGCCTTGGCTTGATGTTTGTGCTCACTCTGAACTTGTTGAGGGCTGTTGCCAGAGCCTCGATGGTCTCCATGTCCAGATGGTTAGTGGGCTCGTCCAGGATGTAGAAGTTGGGACTGAAAAGGCAGAGCAGGTCAAAAGGATGTTTGTGACCAGCATGGCTTCCAATGCTGATGTTCTGCCTACCATGACATGGTCATCTGGGCGAAGGCCACTCGACTCTTCTGTCCTCCCGACAGACTGGCGACGGGCCTGGTGGCAAGCTCCCCCGTGATGCCGTAGCCTCCTAGCTGGTGTCGGTACTCCTCCTCGGTCCGACCTGTGACCCGCAAAAAAGCGCCAATCAGGAAGTGTGAGCAACCTGGCGGGGCGGGGGTGGGTTGAGCTACGGGAGGGTTGCTGTGGTTACCAGGAAACTTGTTGAGGAGCAGCTCCACAGAGCAGACGTTCAAGTCCAGCTGGTCCACGTGGTGTTGGCTGAAGTATCCGATCTTCAGGTTCCTGATACAAGACGTCAGGGAcggtttttattcatttgtgaaaaGCTGCACGTGAGCCCTTCAGGGAGGGTGTAGACAGCCCcgcatttttgcatttataaaaaaataaataaatacacgtcTGCATGCACACAAATAGTTATCCcagatatgtgaatttccgctaagtaggtttcctaatttataaatggaatattttcaaacttagagcatagaaaccctgtttacgaccgcctaaataaacaataaacaaacctatggtcacttttacactcctattacccaatataggagacaaaTCCGACTCACGCTCGTGTGTGCTGCtagttgctataaatgtgttgtaGTGATAGGGGAGCTAAAtagggggcggacaggaagtgacatcagtggttcagagttgagttttagcttgtcgtggtttacaacagtagcccatgttggggattattgtgcaatcattacctccgccaagtgcaAGCGCAGCACAGAGGTTAGGTTTTTATatgtttgtgttgaaaataaCTAATGGATTAGGATGAAAATTTCAGGAATtttcggaaatgggatatggaagaactgatttcattttgggggtgatctggaTCATCGTCTGGATCctggaatttttttaaaggattctttaacatcgtgagataggaccattttcgccatttatgcatataacgccacaaaaaatggtgaGAGCACTTacacaggacaagtttccaacaggttctacaaattATCAAAGGCTGATCCaataaatgtaggattattattttggtgtgaatcacaatatgggggagaactatggcgcttggcggagatctgcactctccgagtgcttttctagttcaaACGTGCAATAAAGGTcagttgttccggcaatcaagtctgatgcttgtgcttctcaccaaatattacagtaacattactgacgcctagtaaccagtatagaatactacatactgtatcatcatAGCATCGCTGAATGccctatatttgcatttttttttttttttttttttttacctgtgagCTTGGCGGATTCCGTTTACCGGCGTCAGCTCGCCCATCAGCAGTTTGAGAATGGTACTCTTCCCGGCACCATTTTGGCCAACCTGCCATGAAGAACACGATTAGGCATCACACGTTTGACAACCTCGTGAGATCAAACTGTCGGCTGACGTACGATGCAAATCCGAGACTCGAGGTCCGCTGATAGATTGAGCCCAGAGAATAGGCGCTGGTCGGGAGTGTAGTAGAACTCCACCTCGTCTAACTGAAGGATGGGAGGGGACAACTTCTCAAAATTGTCTGGAAACCTGTCACACAAAACCACAACGTGTCAGCGGACCCGGTAGCATGAAGTACGGGAGAACTACGAAGAAGTTTCTATACCTCAAAGCCACTTCAGCTTCTTTGTCAATGGGTTTCAGTTCTGGCCTGCAAACAACCACAAAAGTACCTACTCGTGAACTCCAACCTACAAGTTTTATTGATGTGCACTCATGAGGACTTACAGTCTCTCCAGCAGTTTCAGTTTGCTCTGAACCTGAGCTGCTCTGTTTGCATTGTAGCGAAACCTGTCAATAAACACCTGAAAACACCACACAGTCACTTCCAAAAGAAGCCAGTACCTGGCCTGGTACACGGTGCATGTACTGCTGTAGTACAGTACCTGTATGTGTTGCCGGTACTGCAGTTGGGCCTCATACTCTCTCTGTTGGTTTTTCAGTCTGTCTTCtttggttttcacaaagttcTCGTAATCGCCACGGTAACAGTCCAGCCTCTGGGAGTGCAGGTGGACGATGTCGGTCACCACGGCGTTCAGGAAGTTTCGGTCGTGGGAGACGACTAAGATGGTGGACTGCCACGTCTACGGATAGGGGAGGCAGTTTTTCTTATGCGCTAGCTCGATGCCAACAGTCGCCATTGATTTCAGTGAGGATTGCTAAGGTTAAAAGTGAGAGCGTGCCGGGACCTGCAAGTAGTTCTCCAGCCACAGAATGGCCCTAACATCCAACATGTTGGTCGGCTctggaaacaaacacacacttttagTACTTGAGTACTagtagtattcaatattaaaattgtatttcttcagtgtatctcaggggtgtccaaagtccagccTGAAGGCCATTTTacatataattttacaagaaatgcaaaaggaaaaaaaaaggaaaatcagcggtaatttcacaagaataaaaacaaaatattgacagacaaaagtggtaatcaaacgagaaaaagttttacaaggataaactcgcaatattatgaagaaaaataatgtcattttagtggcatagagttgaataagaaaaaagaagcttttttttaaagtcgtaatattatgaaaagcaaaaaaaaattacttaaataGTAAATTAGTTTAGTGACCGACAAGACAAGATCACGGGtgcaagcggccaaaatgagttttctccgtcgagtggctgggctctcccttacagataaggtgggacgcactgtcatccgggagaaattCGGAATAGAACcgttgctcctccgcattgagaggagccagatgaggttggctcgggcatctggtcaggatgccacccggacgcctccctggggaggtgtttaggTAACATTCTACCAGCAGGAGAATTTGCAATTTCAATAATATGAggagtaaaaataatgtaattttagtagcatagagttgaaatattgaagaaaaaaatataaatacatattataagaaacaaacaaaacaaaatgtaaatatttgagaatgaGCTTGGGGaacaagttatattatgggaataaagccaaactaCTATTGgaatatagtcataatattacagcaataaaaacatagcaaaaatggaaaaaaaagcaaaaaacaaagttcataataataataataggctttttccaccaactgtatatcacaaaggtgagatgccatttttttattgaaatgtgtataacttcttagcatatctagaGGGCATGCTGTGGTTTACAATaatccaagtggcccttgcaccctttcatttttcagtttgtggccctcagtggaaaaagtttggtctATCTGAACATACACTGAACTACAACCCCTTCTTTCCacttataaaatatttatttatttagcagtACTACAACATGGTAGTGACTCACCGTCTAGCAACAGCAGGTCGGGCCTGATGAGAACCAAATAAATATTAGATCCTCAAATCATTGTTTAAGTGTATTATAGTGCATATATAGCAAGTGATTTTGTTGGTCGTCATCCTCTAGGGcagcggtccccaacctttttaaGATAATAGCGctctaatgtgtcttatttagtGTGTAtcatgtaaaactaagacagcatcaacatcaaattaaaagcacaaaatgaatacagacccccCCATCCACCACTACGAGCCTGGAatttgtttttccagagagaagattattatgtcgctgtttgatgtgtgtggtaaaaggcagtgtgctagcatgaattaacttgaggttgtgcaccaacaaatatgtacattagctatcaataacgtcatcaaatcttacctttatgcattctcacattatcagcatttgagaccaaatgaacaaagtgggacaggtcgctgctcgcaacaaacaacatatacatgcaaaaactatgggatttgtaactgtatattactTTTTGAATCAAATAATGGCACATATTTGATATGCAttgatataaaatgtatttttataagtgtatttttatttttatcactgCACCCGAAAGCCTCCCTCGGCCTGGTGGTTGTGGACCCCTGCCCGAGggttagcgccctctgctgtcaATCATACACGATGACTGACAG is drawn from Dunckerocampus dactyliophorus isolate RoL2022-P2 chromosome 12, RoL_Ddac_1.1, whole genome shotgun sequence and contains these coding sequences:
- the LOC129191526 gene encoding flotillin-2 isoform X2; protein product: MTLQPRCEDVETAEGVAITVTGVAQVKVMTEQDLLALACEQFLGKSVMEIKAVVLQTLEGHLRSILGTLTVEQIYQDRDQFAKLVREVAAPDVGRMGIEILSFTIKDVYDKLDYLSSLGKTQTAAVQRDADIGVAEAERDAGIREAECKKEMMDVKFQADTKMADSKRELELQKASFNQEVNTKKAEAQLAYELQAAKEQQKIRLEEIQIEVVQRKKQITIEEKEIERTDKELIATIKRPAEAEAFKMKQLAEGHKKKRVLIAQAEAEKIKKIGEAEATSIEAVGKAEAEKMRLKAEAYQQYGEAAKTALVLEALPKIASKVAAPLAKTNEIVILSGEGGRVTGEVNRLLAELPVSVNALTGVDLSKIPLLQKMAKSSA
- the LOC129191526 gene encoding flotillin-2 isoform X1 — translated: MGNCLTVGPNEALVVSGGCCGSDVKSYVVGGWSWAWWLLSDTQRITLEIMTLQPRCEDVETAEGVAITVTGVAQVKVMTEQDLLALACEQFLGKSVMEIKAVVLQTLEGHLRSILGTLTVEQIYQDRDQFAKLVREVAAPDVGRMGIEILSFTIKDVYDKLDYLSSLGKTQTAAVQRDADIGVAEAERDAGIREAECKKEMMDVKFQADTKMADSKRELELQKASFNQEVNTKKAEAQLAYELQAAKEQQKIRLEEIQIEVVQRKKQITIEEKEIERTDKELIATIKRPAEAEAFKMKQLAEGHKKKRVLIAQAEAEKIKKIGEAEATSIEAVGKAEAEKMRLKAEAYQQYGEAAKTALVLEALPKIASKVAAPLAKTNEIVILSGEGGRVTGEVNRLLAELPVSVNALTGVDLSKIPLLQKMAKSSA
- the polr2d gene encoding DNA-directed RNA polymerase II subunit RPB4; this encodes MAATGSAPHAGDVEEDASQLLFPKEFENSETLLNSEVHMLLEHRKQQNESVEDEQELSEVFMKTLNYTVRFSRFKNRETITAVRSLLLQKKLHKFELASLANLCPEAAEEAKALIPSLEGRFEDEELQQILDDIQTKRSFQY
- the abcf3 gene encoding ATP-binding cassette sub-family F member 3; the encoded protein is MATYVEILRSEFPEIDSELFDYITGVLDNGGSDFEDGEEVFDAIGGVLQEVSPDSKNEDDVRDICLQMFNTLQLSRCPAAHRQVLLDAPVQLSQMSTDTTPAAKDMQGIWMMKRPQNTTVDAKKLEKAEAKLKAKHERRNEKDSQKASSPLVLEEASASQASSKKDGRVDQSGKNRSYDIRIENFDVSFGERCLLQGAELSLASGRRYGLIGRNGLGKTTLLKMLASRNLRVPPHISILHVEQEVAGDETAALQSVLESDTLREELLSEERHLNARIANGTADGMESGRLSEIYVKLEEIDADKAPARASIILAGLGFSPKMQQQPTKEFSGGWRMRLALARALFARPDLLLLDEPTNMLDVRAILWLENYLQTWQSTILVVSHDRNFLNAVVTDIVHLHSQRLDCYRGDYENFVKTKEDRLKNQQREYEAQLQYRQHIQVFIDRFRYNANRAAQVQSKLKLLERLPELKPIDKEAEVALRFPDNFEKLSPPILQLDEVEFYYTPDQRLFSGLNLSADLESRICIVGQNGAGKSTILKLLMGELTPVNGIRQAHRNLKIGYFSQHHVDQLDLNVCSVELLLNKFPGRTEEEYRHQLGGYGITGELATRPVASLSGGQKSRVAFAQMTMSCPNFYILDEPTNHLDMETIEALATALNKFRGGVILVSHDERLIRMVCKELWVCESGKVWRMDGGFDEYRDVLQEQFRKEGYL